The DNA window GACGTCGTTTTGACGGACCTCAGGATGGAGAGGGTCGACGGGGTGGACGTGCTTCAGAAGAGCAAGCGGCTGCACCCGGACTCGGAGGTCGTCGTGGTAACGGCGTACCCCTCCATCGCCTCGGCCGTGGAGACCATGAAAAAGGGCGCCTACGACTTCGTCGCCAAGCCCTTCGAGCTCGACGACCTGTGCAGGGTGGTGCGGGGCGCCCTGCAGAGGGTGCGGCAGCGCAAGGAAAACGCCCAGTTGAGGGAGCACATCGAGCGCTTCGAGGGCCGGGTGAAGATAATCAGCCAGAACCCGGTTATCCAGGGCCTTCTGGAGACGGCCCGCCAGATAGCCCCCACGGAGTGCAGCGTCCTCGTCACCGGGGAGTCGGGCACCGGCAAGGAGCTTTTTGCCCGGTACATCCATTTCATGAGCCAGCGGGCCGAGGGGCCGTTTTTCGCCATAAACTGCGGGGCCTTGAACGAAGAACTGCTCTCCAACGAGCTTTTCGGCCACGAGAAGGGGGCCTTCACCGGCGCCACCGCGCAGAAGAAGGGCCTCA is part of the Nitrospirota bacterium genome and encodes:
- a CDS encoding sigma-54 dependent transcriptional regulator; its protein translation is MNRNARTGKILVVEDEKTALRNLEHVMKKEGYDVTGTLSSPNALKLLEEQEFDVVLTDLRMERVDGVDVLQKSKRLHPDSEVVVVTAYPSIASAVETMKKGAYDFVAKPFELDDLCRVVRGALQRVRQRKENAQLREHIERFEGRVKIISQNPVIQGLLETARQIAPTECSVLVTGESGTGKELFARYIHFMSQRAEGPFFAINCGALNEELLSNELFGHEKGAFTGATAQKKGLIEAASRGTLFLDEITEMSPAMQVKLLRVLQEKELLRLGSTEPVAVDVRVIAATNRDIQES